One genomic segment of Myxococcales bacterium includes these proteins:
- a CDS encoding ABC transporter permease, whose protein sequence is MAPFFDALDDIGATATLAFQAALWLVRPPFRVAQFMLALDFIGAGSTFIVCLVGLFTGMAFTVSSIVGFRQFSAESMVGGVVALALARELAPVLAAVVVTARAGSTMASELGNMRVTEQIDAITTMGVSPVQYLVVPRVVATTLMLPLLGVLFWLAGMGGAYVVAVTWQGIDPGIFQDKVRQFLEPADLRMLAVKSFVFGLIVSVICCKKGFYASGGARGVGEATAKAVVSSIVAIFAADYMLTTVLTEF, encoded by the coding sequence ATGGCGCCGTTTTTCGACGCCCTCGACGACATCGGAGCCACCGCGACGCTCGCCTTCCAGGCGGCGCTCTGGCTCGTGCGGCCGCCGTTTCGCGTCGCTCAGTTCATGCTCGCCCTCGACTTCATCGGCGCCGGCAGCACCTTCATCGTCTGCCTTGTCGGTCTTTTTACCGGCATGGCGTTCACCGTCAGCAGCATCGTCGGTTTTCGCCAGTTCTCCGCCGAGAGCATGGTCGGCGGCGTCGTGGCCTTGGCGCTCGCGCGCGAGCTGGCGCCGGTGCTGGCGGCGGTGGTCGTGACGGCGCGAGCCGGCAGCACGATGGCGAGCGAGCTCGGCAACATGCGGGTCACCGAACAGATCGACGCCATCACGACGATGGGCGTGAGCCCCGTTCAATACCTGGTGGTGCCGCGGGTTGTGGCGACGACCCTGATGCTGCCGCTCTTGGGCGTCCTCTTTTGGCTCGCAGGCATGGGCGGCGCGTACGTCGTGGCGGTCACGTGGCAGGGCATCGATCCTGGCATCTTCCAAGACAAGGTCCGCCAGTTCTTGGAGCCGGCCGACCTGCGTATGTTGGCGGTGAAGAGCTTCGTCTTCGGCCTCATCGTGAGCGTCATCTGCTGCAAGAAGGGCTTCTACGCATCGGGCGGCGCGCGCGGCGTCGGCGAAGCGACAGCCAAGGCTGTGGTCTCGAGCATCGTGGCGATCTTCGCCGCCGACTACATGCTGACGACGGTGCTGACGGAGTTCTGA